The Puntigrus tetrazona isolate hp1 chromosome 9, ASM1883169v1, whole genome shotgun sequence genome includes the window ttatgcattaaGAATCTTCTGAGAAATGTTAAGCTTATATCATTTCTTAAGCACATTTTTAGGATCTTTTTTACAAACTCATGAGAGATGGCTAAAGTCAGTTTCTCACACTGAGCTCCAAGTCACATTTTGCTTTCCATTAAACCTAAAGCCTTGTCTAAGAGAAACAAGCGATGTGCGATTGGCGGTGGGCTGCGGACCGAATATTGAAACGATAAACGAAACGGAAACAGACGCATTTGAACATCTGCAGTGGTCTCCGTGAGCTCCGACCGTATCAAGTAGCAGAGCCCCAGCAAGGCAGCATTTGCATGCATGTGTCTCCGTCGCTCTCAGGACACCGCCGCTGTCCTCCGCATGCTCGCGCAGGATGTCCTTGCAGGAGCGCAACTCACGGAACCCATCCCGAGCCGGACACTCACTAAAGCACATCGCCGCGACACCGGAAACTACAAGTTCGATGCGAAGTGATTGAGTTAAGGTTAAGTACGCACCGGCTGACGCTGACGCCACGGACGGCTGGAGGCAGGAAGCGAGGATGCACGCGAGCAGATTTGAAAGTACGATCACATACATGATTCATAGCTGGTCTCTGGAATAGCGCGAGGTTAACGCATGGATGCGGTGACTCGCTCGGAGCTCATTGTCCTTGAGGGTTCTGATGCTGCGGCGAGTGAAGGCGGTGGCCAGCCCCGGATCTCCGCGAGCACGCTCCGGATAATGATGCGCTCGCGCAAGTGCCGTGCACCTGCCCACCGTACCAGCTGATCCACTGTGTCTACACTTATTAGCATAAGATATACAGAATTCAAATACTGTGTATGGAACTATGTATGCAAGAACTGCTACTGCATGGAAGATTTTAACATAACATATACATCTGAATAATGTAACCCagagttttttatatatatacatacatatatatatatatatatatatatatatatatatatatatatatatatatatatatatatatatatatatataatgtatgaaagtatgatgtatgtgtatatgtatatatacagtagtcatGACGACCCGGAGATTCCTACAGTTGTTACACCACTGTCTTCGTGATATCGCTGTAAATATCTGCTGGGCTAAGATTCAGCCACAGGAAATTACAATTGTGCTGataagacaaacaaacagaaaattcAAGTTCAAGCGTTCAGAAGTTCAGAATGAAATTAGTTCCTCAACCCCTAGTAACTGCTGCAGCATTCCTGGTGTAACACATCTTTTTGTTACCGAAACAACCCGTGTGAACAAATCGGTTGAGAGAGTAATTCAATGACTCATTAAATAATGTGTCAATTAGAGTTAGAtgaagttagattttttttgttgttaaattcaTGCTTTGTCTTTCACTGTGGTAAATCAGGaaggtttacattttaaaatgtttggtaGAAATCCAGGCTTTTAGTATTGCGTGTTTATATCATGTCCACATACTGATAAAACTGCtccataaaataattttactgcaATGTTTGTACCTGACAAAAACCTAGTGGTCAAAATGTTGCAGTAAAATCATTGCTATagataattatttattgttttagtttggtTATATCAGTGTGTGGACatcatgttttaatttgactttttttgtcttggGTTTGTGGTGtgtacccttttttttttttttttttttttgcatttttgtactttgtgtttatataatgcccatcatttactttatatttacaaCATGTTACATCAACAGAGAAGAAGGTCTGGCTGCTATAACATATAGCTGCCATATATGAAACGAGAGAGAGTAAATTAGtgaagtatattattatattattttatattttataaaaaagcctgtgatatttttatagtattctAGGCATAAAATCTTTGTGTGTTCAATTTATTACCTAAACCTATAAAGaattaaagcttttatttatttattctatttttgaattgtttttacatttattaaacatttttaaacctttttggGTTTCAGTCCTTGTGAAACTTAATTAACATTCCAAACGTAAAACACGCGAGACACGAGAGCCAATGCataaagtattaaaacaaaattcaacTATTTTCATATTGATGCAAAACCAAAATTCCAGTGATGTTTACCTTAGTGGTTTTGTGTTCTCTGACAGTCCGTCCCAAACATTATAACATTCCAGGACATCCTGTTAGAATTATGAGACCCGGTGGAGGCCACGCCGAAACAGGATGGCCGGCCCGAGAGAGTTTGTGTTCAGATGCTGTCCGCAACCCTAACCAGCCTTAACCAGTCCCTTCCTTCCGGTTCAGATGTCTGCCCTGACCTCATTCACACTTCACCTGTGGATGAAAGCACAATCATAACAAGTCTGCACGTTCAAAAACCTGTGGTATTATACGCCAAAGTCCATTTTTTAGTATCTATACGATTCAATTCAGCTCTGTGCCTGCAGATCCTAAACCAAGGCACAGGAAGTGACTCACAGGCATCCCTTAAGGTTTGAATTAAATCGCGTATACATCCCGTTCATCATATTGAACTGCAGCAGGGGGCGGTGGTTGCCCAGAATGTAGATCTGCGTACTGACACATTGCAAAGATTAGAGCTGATTACAAACCACAGACATGTGCAGGTCGTTTGTATACAATAAAAGAAGCGTGGACCGGGGAAAGGCCTAATGGAAGAGACTGGGTCTGTAAAAGGCATTAACTCTTCATTAGACCgtcaggggggaaaaaaagctggATACAATGGCTTGTCACTGCTGGGCCATTTCTGTGATGAAATGCTGAATCAGTGTCACGTGGTGAAATCAGATTCGCTGCTTAAGATGcatttcggtaacactttatttaatatttccttGTTACCAGTTACTCTTATAATAACGCGCAATTGTGCGTAATTACGCGGAAGTAACCGTGAGCCTAACCAAGTAGGCTTCGTGTTATTAATATCACTATAAATAGTTATTTAACGTATAATTGCGTtgtatgaaaataaactgtaacctacatttcttaatattgcTGCATCGTTATTGAAAAAAGATGcgctgcttaatgttttgtaGCAACTGTGATTTTACGCAGGGCGTTTGAAGGATGAAGAAGTGGTAactgcattataaatatattatttattgccaCAAAATAAAGTATGCAGGACTATTTGTGTCAAAAATGAACGCTCGTCTGTTGCGCACTTCTgtgctcagagagagagagagagagagagagagagagagcacagtCACTTCTTTGTAACATCGACTCATTTAACATCTGAACCGTGAAGCGCTTGAACCGAACTCCACCAAACGACAGTACATCACGACAATTTACACGGCTTTACAGCCCGCACCAAATGGGTTCTGGGGGTTGAGACCTACTCCAGCGAACATCCTCAACAACAAACAAGGTATGATAACGCTTTTATCACagtgcatttcatttaattcgACTAATAAAACTTCTGAAACTAGTTAGGAACTCTTAGACGAACCGTTTTCCAGTTAATTGTAAGTTAACGGTTACCACAGACGAGCCGAGCGCATTCATCTCTTTAAACAGACGTAGTCCTTCGGTCTCTCTTTTGAACACTTTAAGGCagaaaaacaactacaaaacGTCTATTTCTCAACTTTCTTATGATCTGGAATTTCAAAAGCTCTTGACCGTTTAGATTTATTAGctgttggtttattttatttatttatttatttgttgttgttgttgttgttgttgctatgGCGGGTTTGTAAAGCTCTTTGAAAAAAGTGCTTAAATGGCATCGCACCTTAAAATCCTGTCCGggttcagattttatttttcagtgcgGGCTGTGAAAACATCTCTGCCCTTGTTGCTCCGGCTCTGATTCCTTCTGGAGCGCCCGCATCAGTTGTTGCTCATTTGCATGCAGTGAAAACTCGCTCGTGGCGTGAGTTCATTTGCGTCGAGCCCATCATAATTACCGTCACGTTTCTTAACAGATCGCATTTCCAGAGAGAGAATGATCGTGCATCTCTCGTTAGGATAATAAAGTCCTCTGGAAGCACATGTGGAAAGATCCTGCAGAGAAACATTCCTGTTGAGTGAGAGGTTTGGGAGTTAGTGATAGAGCCGAATCATAAAAACCTTCTGTGCTCAAGCTGGTAAAACTCTGAAccgcaaaaaaaataaaacaaggcaATGGGGAAAAGggacaaaagtgtgtgtgtgtgtgtgtgtgtgtgtgtgtgtgtgtgtgtgtgtgtgtgtgtgtgtggaagtgcCGTATTCTGTCCACATCCTTTGTTTTCACTCGTTCTTCACCTCTCTTAaccccctctctccctctctctcattctgCTCCGGGAACAGTAACAGGGAAACACCCATCAGGGATATCACAAATCTTTTTGTGAAATCGACAGGAATTCTTGCGGAGGAGCTGAAGTGTGTGAGCGGGACGCTGGCAGGTAATTCTCTAAAACTCTGAAATGTCCTTCAAAGAGCGGGTTTGGGTTGAGACGCCTTGATAATTGCTGAATCTGGGATCAATTTCGATCCAGGCCTACTCCGAGAGAAGAACTCAGTATTGTCATGTTGTAGGCATAAAGCAGAGAGACTCTGTTAAAATAGCTCTGTGCGATCCGCAGTGGAAAACGGTTCTCTTATGTTATGTTTGGACtatgtcttttattttcctttaaatgatCGACATCTCTTTGAAGGAGAAATAGATGCACATATAGTAAATGTATTGAGCTGAAAATGACTTTCACTAAACATTACTTTTGATTGGATACATCTCTGAAATccttacagtattacagtaatgGTTTACTTACACTGtgaactgtgtttttttgtaggcTTATTCCCTGAAAAGAGTAAACACTCTGTAGTGCTATCAACATTTTTGCCAAACTTCCAAACCGTACACATTTCaagctgaaattaacatttgaGAGTAAAATGCCAACcacttttattcttttgaatGCGTTTTGAAGTGGCTCAGGCTGTACATACAGCTCTTGAATCCTGTGAACACACAAATCATGATAAAAGAGCACAAAGAGACTTGAAGAAGCCAGCTAAAATAGCACGGTTGCATCAGcgaatgcatttttgatcaCACGTTTGCTTTGGGCAACACCGTCGGTTaattttttgatcatttttgctAATGAAGTCTTCatataattttgacttttcgaTTGAGCCTACATAGAAGCATTGGATCAACCAATGGTGCGACAATGGGGCGGAGCTAACTGTTCAACCGACCAATGTCCAGAGTGGGAGTCAACTTCAACCTTAATCAGAAATCTCCTTTTAATCTCATTAATCTCACAATAGATAATAAATAGACCTGTCACAATTATGACGTGTATGTACATGGTCACACAATATATTGtccattatatttatataaaaatgaatgcttttgtgATGTAGCCACGACATGCTAGTTTAAATTTGCTTTTACAAAATCTTCAGATACGGCCTTGTTAAGGGAtctgtgtaaaaatgtaaagagaaAAGAAGGACAGAGGAAAATCTGTAGGTGTTCAATACAAAATACTTGTTACTATTCATTCATGTTCTTTAAGATGATTCTTAATTTCTATGCTCTAAATATTCTTAAGAATTAAGAAGCctgttgaaaatgtttattatgcattattatactTGTTATATTATGATTACCTATTAAGTGCCATAAAATggtcttaaaatgacaataaagctGCAATTATTTCTGGGCCAATATATCGCACATCAAAGAGTTGATGACCTATTACCGTTCCTATTTTGTTTGTAGGATGATGACCCAAGAAGACAGGGACTATCTAAACGACTCTTATGAATACTCGGACTATGGATATGTGGAGGAGACCAAGGCTGGAGGCTACACTCAGAGAGAAGCTCTTCACATCATATCGGTGATCATCTACAGCCTGGCCTTCACTCTGGGAGTGATCGGGAACGGCACGGTCATCTGGGTGACCTCCTTCAAAAGCAAACGGACGGTGAACAGCATCTGGCTGCAGAATCTGGCCATCGCCGACTTCGTGTTCGTCCTCTTCCTGCCGTTCTCCATCGACTACGTGCTGCGAGACTTTCACTGGCTCTTCGGGAAGACCATGTGCAAGCTGAACTCGTTCGTGTGCACCATGAACATGTACGCCAGCGTGCTGTTCCTGACCGTCCTGAGCTTGGACCGCTACGTCTCGCTGGTCCACCTGAGCTGGTGCGAAAAGTATCGAAGCATCCGGGGGGCCTGGTGGGTGTGCGCTCTGATTTGGTTCACGTCCTGCTGTCTGAGCTGCCCGGCTCTGATATTCCGCGACGTGATCCAGCATAACGGGAAGGTGGTGTGTTTTAACAACTTTCACAACGAGAGCAGGCGCATGATCGCCGTGAGGCACATCGCGATGGTGTCTCTGCGGACCACCGTGGGATTTCTGCTTCCGTTCGCGACCATCACCACCAGCGGCGTCCTGCTGGCTGTCAAGATGCGCCAGTCCGACTCGGTCCGCTTGACCAGCTTCTCCAGAACCATCTCCGCCGTGATTCTTGTGTTCTTCTTGTGCTGGGTGCCCTTTCACACCTTCAGCCTGATGGAGCTGAGCATGCATCACACCTCCTCCCTGCACTCGGTGCTCATCGTGGGCTTCCCGCTCGCCACCAGCCTGGCCTTCTTCAACAGCTGCGTCAACCCCATCCTCTACGTGCTGCTCACCAAGAAGGTGCGCAAACTGGTGAGGAGGTCGTGCTTGAACTTCACCAAGAGCTCGCTGAGGGAGCTGAGTCAGTCTGTGTCGGCGACCGAGCTAGACTCGCCGCTGCCCAGCTGCTCTCCCGAAGAAGCCACGGTCAACTCCTCCGTCTGATCCGCTCGGCCATCGGCCCACAAACTCAGCGGGCTTTGAGCTTTTGAGATGAAACTTCTGGAGCTCCGACTGGACTCGAGTATATTCTGACAAAGTGGTCGAGAAATACTGGCTTTCATTTCTTATATACCACATTGCAGTAAATACGTATttaatgcagcatttattttatgtcgtacaataataaaaaaaaagacatatataGATTTATCTGTAACAGTAAGAACAGGATTAAGTGTTTCTGGGAGTAAGATGAGTGATATTTCAGATCagtttgaaattgaaatttattttattatcactcCACTGAATCAATAAACTTGCCAATGCTAATGTCTTAGAATTATACAGCTTTatctataaattattatataaaagaaaaatctgagtTACAGTGAGGAACTTATAATGTAAGTTAATAGGATCGATCCTTAAACATCAATAGTATAGTTTTAATATGTGAACgatatgcatattttacatgtttttagtGTTACCAACTTTTTTCTCTGTATAAAGTTAAATCCTACTTTGTTGAATTGAAAACTCgaaaatgaatatacattttttatcagAATGTAAAACTTTTGAGCTTCATTGTGCTTCATTGCagtcttttctccttttttggGGTGGGGGGGGTTTGTCAGCTGAGCTTAACTATATTTTCTGCAAGTAAAAACAGAAGTTTTACATTTCTATAGAAAAAACGCTTAGTGTACTATTACAACGTACTTTTACAATGTACTTGATTCATCATGTCAGTCACATTTAGTTCtctttatttacagaaatgtactggaaaaagtcaaaaaaaggAGAACTAAAAGCACAGAgctgtgttttgtcttgtttacactaaaaactaaaagcatATCTGAAAAAGATTCACGCACATCTTTAAACAATGACCAGTTTTCCACACTCTCGCAAATGAATACCCTAACATAAGCCAAATatacaacaatacaaaaatgacGAGATATTTTTGCCAAAATGTTAATCAATATAATGgtcaaaatattgtaaaaatcttgaacattacatgtttttttagtCCTGTCCCAAACAGAGTGTGATTCAGTTATAGGacaaagtattttaatttaccaaaaaataatgatttaaatgtcaaaaaaacttttaccaaaaccttttatttaagCCTGGTTCATCTCCAACATATCGAATTTAGTGAATGTCCGCAGAGGAGCTCATTGCGGGGTTCCCCTTAACATGTTGCTATGAAGTTACACAATCATTCGACGTTAGCCAAATTTAAAAAGGAGGAAGAAACGAGCCAAACAGCCAAGACACGGGCCAAGAAATGAAGCTAGAAATagggcagcagcagcagtgagtttaaaaataagacaaagcTAAACTTTACATTAATGACATACAAAACCTGCATTCACAAAGACACACGCTGTCCCATACATAACATTAAATGCCCGAAACTCAACAAGCGGCCGGGTTTTGCACTTTACACAAGAGGCACTAAAGAGCACATTGGTATTCATGCCATATGGTGACAAGATTTACATCTGTTTCGAGTTTGCATGCtcagaaaaaaagagtgtgtgcagtgcaatgaaataaattaatatcatCATTTCTACACACCTTTAGCGTTTTAAAACACTCCTCTACCATTGGCTGTTCAAACGGATAGCCCCGCCCCCCAAAATCATGCTATCAGTGTCGCTGTTGTTCTGGTCAGGAAAACGGGTTAAAGGTTAGAATAACTAGGAAACAGCAAAGCAGCGGACTGTAACAATGGAGCAAGACgtgtgtcatttttatcatttataatattattttcattttgtgcgCACAATCTATGGCACAAAATATTGGACATGTTCTAAGGAAAAAAGTGGTGCAGACTGTTAGCTGTTGGCTTTGCCAGTGAAGTTTGCAACCAAATGCAGGAAATTCCATTATGTTTGGCTTGATTGAAAACTggcaacaaaatgtttttttaactagtttttttaaatagtttttttcctaCAAATGTGCGCGCCAAAGGAGAGGTCTTGAACAACAACTGGAATGTTGAATAACAAATTTTGCCTTAATTGGAGATTTCAGTCTTATAACAGATCTATGGTGAAAAAGTTTCATCTTCAAGAATTGCTCAGCTTTTGGAAAATGTTGATCCACTTCAGCAggtcaaactaaatattgtATTGTTTGTCATTGTTACAAACCTAACTTAATCCAAACCTAATCAACCAGTAACAAATTTAGcctaaatgagatttttttttcataaattagtATTGACCATAAAGCGAAGCAGCAAGTAAAGTAAAAGAATGGGTTTGATCATTTTTACTCTTATTTGGTTAACAGGCTCGAGTGAATATGATAATGCAGAAATGTACAAGTGGTCCAACTAATGTTATTTCTGGGTGAGGAACGTTAAAGTTTTGTGCTCGAGAAAATCATGCAGCAACGGGgttgcatggaaaatgcattttttaaacaaaatgatgatTTTAATCGCTGAATCGAGTCAAAAGTGTTAAAACATCTGCTGTGCCGCGTTTGTGAAACGGGCAGTTTATGTGAACTTTCTTTGTTTCCTTCTCAGGATTCTTGTTTCTGAAAGCAGAATGGCATCTTTTATTTGACGTCTGTGTTCTTTGTGTTGTGTTGGCGTCTTGAATCTTTGTCCGCTGTCCACAAATATCATAGCCTCCGTTACTTTCACAGATCTGCGAGCTGTTTCAGCACTTACAAGCATTACAGTAAATCATTTGtggttgaaaataaaataatgagaaCAGCAGAAACCTGGAATTGGATAATGcatcttatttatttgtaaaatccTGCTTCACTTAAACACTACTATATGCATTGAAACCATAGGATTGACGTAAGCATGAGTGCTATATTCATAGTTTATtcttaaaagttatttaaaagtcATGAAACACACACGATCCGCAAATGACACAGTTTACTGAAAAATGATTCACCTGGTGTTGTTCTTGAACTCTCTGCTAGCAGCTAAATATTTGCACCCAGATTGTTGATATAAAAAGCATTGTGGGTGGTGTGACCCCCAGCAAAGGTAAAAATGTTCAACATGAGGGCTTTTCAATGCACCTCAGGTCCAATCTGTGGTGGTATCTTCACTGTGGGATTACCTGCATGAATTActgctttacaaaaaaaagatattgaATCAGTAAACTATCATGGGGATGCCCCGGGTATTTTGCATGGTTACAGAATTAAGTGAAATTCTTCAATAGAAAAATTAAGAATGCTTTTGCAAAAATactatcattttaaaagcataattaaGTGCTTAATGTAATAACTCAGCTGCATGCTAAGTccaatattttttacagtatattaagTGCAGCTAGTTGAAATTAAGATCCACTTCGGTAGGAATTCAGTACGTTTATGTTacttcagtaacactttacactttaaagTGTCTCTGTTACACAtgttacttattattataataacaacaatgagTTATGcgtaattacatgcaagtaagcCAAACCGCAATCCTAACCCTATGtgtatgtagttaattaatattgctcagtactaaaatgtataattacagtgtaacaaggacaccttaaaataaggttTAACCAAAGATTATTGCAATGTAATGATTCAAGCACTCTGGAAGTAAAACGTTTACTTTtgaagtaaaatgtattattgcaaaataatgcatttttagtacTTAAGCGTAAGTTTAGTTGCACTTAGGAAACAATCGTGAAACTGGATTTTCTTTAAGAACACAagtgaatataaatgaatattacattaagtagttttttcttgaaaatatgcttttaagatttgaagtatACTTCAAGTGCACACTGAATGCAATGAAGCACACTTATCTTTAGAGTGTGTATCTGTAGGACACTCCACTGTTTTTGGAAATAGTCTCCAACTCCCCGATCTCTGGCTCTGGCgaaagcacttttagcatagttTAGCACAGATACAATGTCACTGCGTCTGTTGCCATGTTACGGCAGCAAACTCCCACCAGTCTTAGCACACAATATAACATCAGATGTtgtaaacaggaaaaatatcaatattctTTGGTCATTTCTGAACATGATGCTAccggtctaattggattcaatgatctatgctaagctacggcAGGCCCTGAGATCAGCTGAACAGATTCCACCACGGTAAACTCTAGTTGGCAAATGAGGCGATTTCCAAAAATAGTGGAATGTTGCTTTAACCCACACAAAGCTTTATCAGTGTTGTTGTTGACTATGTGTGGAACAGCTGCTGACGATCATCTGGACGAGGTGCTTGTTGTTGGAAAATCTTCGCCAGCAGGTACTATAGTCTCACAGGAAAGTAATTCATGTTTACATTCCTCCCAGATGCGTGGACGAgtctttaaaatacagtatgcaTTGTCACGTATCattgtagcatttaaaattaCTGGTCCTTTTAACAGGTCTCTGCACATCCCTAAAGCCCCACCAGTTCAGAAacagtaaacatgtttttacatgtttaaagTGCTTGTTGAAAACTGGTGAATTTAACcttaatatttatgtcatttttaagtttGCAAATGTGTTTGAATTCCTAAATGTTTCACTGGAGATGAATGATACAGTTTTCACAGCAATGCTATAGAAGTATGATGTTGATGTGCATTTAGAGAACCTATTAACCTAAAGAATCTTTTTCCACTAGAAGCAACATTTTGTGGCATGGGaagttttaaagatttttaaaaagattttaaactaccaatgcaaatgaataaatctttatttttaaaaatactgaaaaattaCACTGGTGTTAAGTGCTCGTCTGAATGACGCtgtgcaccttctatatatggtaatatttcaaaactgcTTGTGATGAGGTTTGGTTCATCGTTTGATTTTCTCATCACAGTCAGCTTCTGGTGGTTATGAGAGGATTACTAAAGTACAGGTAGGTACTGTATGGGACCTGTATAATTCAGCATAGATATATATCGGCTgcttaattatttcaaaaaagtGCTTCAACCTACCTCTTAACTTTCTTTGGGTCCAGGTCTCATGGTATAAacataccttggtgcacttCTTAGTGAgacacgaaatatgtaccaataagtacactGCAGTTTCCATTAGAAACGAACAGAGTTTTGATGAATAAAGCATAACTTCTGCAAAATTACTTATGACTtcaaaagaatattaatatgctgggagatttgaaaaccgCATCAACAAATacctttgttaacattatcatGTAGGTTTAGGactggatttggtgtagggcatatttcccaCATGATAGAGCATTGACTTTTAACAGTCCActgatatttgaattctgaactgtagcaatacatacctatatcaatgtaataaaaatgtgccagggttcatgtattgaacctgtgttttagagcCACTCAGCAGACATTACTTTTTGAAACTGCAGTAAAATGTGCAGTAAAGCACGTAAAAACTGTGTTGCACAAAAGGTTTTAGCTGTAACATATATAAACAGCTTAAAGCTGCCCAGAGGCTGTCAAATTCCAGAAGtccaaaaaatattactgtGCTTTTTGTAAGACCCTCAAAGCCCTGTGATCAGAGTTCGCTTTCATTTTGCAGAAAAGATCTACATCAGCATTGTGTTAAACAGAAAGTCATGCTGGTTGGAGTCATTTTCTTACATTCAacattttc containing:
- the cmklr2 gene encoding G-protein coupled receptor 1 gives rise to the protein MMTQEDRDYLNDSYEYSDYGYVEETKAGGYTQREALHIISVIIYSLAFTLGVIGNGTVIWVTSFKSKRTVNSIWLQNLAIADFVFVLFLPFSIDYVLRDFHWLFGKTMCKLNSFVCTMNMYASVLFLTVLSLDRYVSLVHLSWCEKYRSIRGAWWVCALIWFTSCCLSCPALIFRDVIQHNGKVVCFNNFHNESRRMIAVRHIAMVSLRTTVGFLLPFATITTSGVLLAVKMRQSDSVRLTSFSRTISAVILVFFLCWVPFHTFSLMELSMHHTSSLHSVLIVGFPLATSLAFFNSCVNPILYVLLTKKVRKLVRRSCLNFTKSSLRELSQSVSATELDSPLPSCSPEEATVNSSV